The following DNA comes from Ochotona princeps isolate mOchPri1 chromosome 8, mOchPri1.hap1, whole genome shotgun sequence.
tctcctactctggtgcagggtcccaaaacttcgggccatcctcaactgctttcccaggccacaagcagggagctggatgggaagtggagctgccgggacataaactggcgcccatatgtgggTTCCTGGCACAAGTAAGGTGAGGACTATGTCCACTAGGCCCTGGTGCCGgaccatgtttttttctttctttttttttttttaagattgattttatttatttatttatttatttatttatttatttatttattattggaaaggcgggtctaagagaagagatacagggagaaatatctcccgtcagctggttcactccccaagtgacaataatggctggagctgagcttacccaaagccagaagccaggagcttcttcttggtctcccaggcaggtgcagggtcccaaggctctgggtcatctactgctttcccagctcacaagcagtgagctggactggaagtggagcagccaggttacaaactggtgcccatatgggatcctggcgcatgcaaggtgaggctttagccactaggctgtcactgTGGGCCCTGCTGTTATATTTGATGAAAACCAGGTCTCCAACCACACTGAGTTGGAACAACacaagccaggctgcagggcagggctggactcCAGGATAGCCCAAGGTCACAGGCACCATGGGAGGTAGATGCAGGGCATGCCGCAAGTCACATGACTAGGTAGCTGGGCCCAAGTCAGGCGTTCCCCTTCAAATGATTAAACTTGAGTGGAACTGAGTTCATGAAGTTGTTTTCCCTTTGAATTCCAGGTGAGATGTTGCCGTAAAGGGAAAGCGTGGACCAATGACTGCCCAACTGTGTGGACCTAGAGCATGCTGAGGGCATCATCCGGTGTATTGGGTCCCATCTCCTGAACCTACGATTAGGGCAGCAGAGTGCGGGGCGGGGGCAGGGCGCACACACACTTTAAGGTTTTCTTGTAAAAACACAGGCACGAATTTGAAGTCCATGGTTTTACTTTCTCCAgcattaatctctctctctctctctctctctcttttttcagcgtccaaagcaagatttatttaagagacagatcttctaccaTAGTGACAGGAGGCGGTTCCAAGGGAGAAAAGACCCGATTTGGGTCTTAACATGTACCCCCGAAGCGCTAACCTTTCCAGTTTAATCTTTAGCCTGAACTGCACCCTTGGCAATGCTGGATTGTACCAGAACTGGACGGAGAGACAGCCTTAACCACTTGGTAAAACTCCAGACCGCGACCACCTCACCTGAAGCTGCCCCGGCGCTCTCCCAGCTCCTAGTCGGAGGGTAATTCAGGATGCAACCCAGCACCCCTCAGATGCTACCGCCTTCACACCTGCGCCCCGGGGGACGCCCCCCTCACATCTAACGCCCTCTGAGCTCTCATTCCTCGCCCCCTGGTTCTGTCCCCCTCGTTTAGCCCCTGTCCCAGTCCGCGCTCCTCTTTTCCCCGCGCCGCGGCACTGAGTTCTCACCTCCGGGACCGCGCAGTCCCCGCACCCCATGGATCTGCTCCCCGTCTTCCCGCCCCGGGCTGTCCGCCTCCAGAGTCACCCCCGTCCCCAAAGCCGGcgtccccgcccccgcccgctgTCCGCCCCCCTCCATCAGCTCCGACGTCCCCGCCCCGGGCCGCGCTCCCGCCTCTAGGCCTCGCCCCCGCGCTCGGCCTGTGCGGCCTCCCGGGCGCCGGCGGCGGGCGCGCCATGGGCAGCGGCAGCAGCCGGAGCGGCCGGGGCCTGAGGCGGCGGCGCAGCCAGGACAGCGGCAGGCCGGCCGTGGGGGCGGCAGCGGAAGGCGGGGCCGGGCCGCAGGTCCCCGGCGCCCGGGCCGAGGCGGACGCGGTGGCCGCGCGGGACGCGGCGTGCCCCGACCCCGCTCCCGGCCCGGCGGCGCCCCCCGACGGCAGAGACGAGACCCTGCGCCTGCTGGACCAGCTGCTGGCCGAGTCGGAGGCTTGGGGTCCCGCAGAGCCCCGTCCTGGACCCGGACCCCCATCCCGACCCGCCGCAGGTGCCGGGAGCGCGGTGAGTGCGCGCGACCCCCGCCCACCGGCCGCATCCCCGGGCCGGCCGGGGAGCACCCCATCCCCAGGCCCCGTGGTCCCTGAGTCCCTGGCAGGCGGGGACCTGCACAGAGGGACGACTCCCGGGCCGGGCCGAGCCGGGCCGGAGCTGAAGGCAGCGCCGGCCTTTTTCCGCTGCTCCGCCTGCTGCCCCGGAGTGGCGCTGGGGCGCGTAGAGGCCGGCGGGACCGTCCCCTGCCCGGCCCCCGGCTCCCTCCAGGCTCGGatgctgggggtgggaggtgggatcTGCCTTCGCGAAACACTCCGGCCCCACCAGGAGGAGGCGGGCTGGGGGTGAGGCTGTGTGGAGAGACCGCAGCGGACAGCCGGGCTGCGGACAGGACAGATTCTTTCCCGCGGCCTCAGCTAGCGGTTGCGTCACCGGCGGAGAGGACCGGGAGAGAGGGGGAGGCGCGAGCCTGGGGCCGCTCCCCCCATCGCCTCAGCCGCCAGGCCTAGAGGCGCGGACAGAGGCCCCGGGCGGGCGCCGCGGGCAGCCCGGGAGAGGACCGAAGGCCAGTGACCGCGGGCAGCAGAGGCGCTGCACCCTGATGAGGACGGGGCCCTGGACGTCCCCCGCCCCAGAGGTGGAACGTCACCGGGAACCCCTGTGCGCTTCGCGGCGAAGGGAAGCACTGTGTTGTGGAAAAGTTACACCTGCGGCTCAGGGGAATGCGGAGTGGACAGGCAGGCGGGGccacccagcccctcccctggTCAGACGATGAAGTCCTGGGTCTCCTCCGGGTAGCAGGATGATCAGCTGGGGAGGGAGGCCCGGTGGGTTGCTGTAAAAGGCTTTCTAGGGTCAGTTTCCTGAGTAAGTGACCACACCCGAGAAGCGTAGCCCAGGGTCTGGGGAAAGGGCTCCTTTGGGCCTGACTGGTCTGACAGGACCTGCACTTCAGCTGTGCCCTCGGTGGAACGTCTCAGCAGGTGCATGTTTTAGCAGCTTGGCAAGCCAGTGTTGCAACGCGCCCTGGGCTCTCAGATAGGGATTGTTGAAGCCTGTAGGTCAAACAGGTGTTCCCTGAAACAGAGAagtggctgggggggggggggggggcggagggaGGTGCACaaatcatgatttttttgttttcttcagggaggaaggaagaaaacgtCCTCTAGATCAGTGTGGTGGTGCAATGAGCCAAGCTGTCCCCTCTGACCCTggccagttcatgttccatctgccccacttcccatccaggtccctgctgacgcgcctgggaaaacagtagaggatggcctaagtgcttgggcccagcagcacatgggagaccctgctggagttcctggctcctgtcttccccatagcagccttctggggagtgaaccagatggaaattttctgtgtgtctgtttctgctactctttaaaatgaaatcagtaaactttttttttttgaaaggcaaatttatggagaggagacacagaaagctcctccatgtgctggctcattcccctgtTGGcgtcaatggccggagctgatctgatctgaagccagaaactttttccaggtctcccacgcgggtgcagggccccaaggctttgggccgtccccgactgctttcccaggccacaagcaggtggctggatgggaagtggagcagctgggacaaaaccagttcccatatgggatcttggagctttcaaggagaggatttagctgttTGGTCATTGTACCGGCTCTAAAGTGAACTCagtaaatcctaaagaaaaaataatatttagttatttgtatagcagaactacagagaggaaCAGCCCGAGAGACGTCTTCAAGCCAGATAGCAACAACACCCAGTGCTAAGGCTGACTCAGGTCAGATCAGACACTGTCCGAGTCCcagtctttccttttttctctgtgaCGTTGGAGACTTCCTCTGGGGCTCagctcggtagcctagtggctaaagtccttgctttgcatgcgccagaattccatttgtcccaggtgctccacttcccatccagctccctgcttgtggcctgggaaagcagtcgaggaaggcccaaagccttgggaccctgcacccgcttgggagaccgggaagaagttcctggttcccggcttcggatcggctcagcaccagccattgcagccagttgggaagtgaaccagcagatggaagagctttctctctgcatctcctttttttctgtaaatctgactttccaagaaaaataaataaatctttaaaaaaaatagaaactcctCTGAGACAGGCTCAAGCCGACTCACCCAGAAGCTGTTTCTCTGGACTCTGTTTTGGAACAAGTCCTTGTCACGGTAGCCATGGGAAGCAGCTACCAGCGGCTGCTGCCTGGAACCCGCAGCCCTGACCACCGCGCAGGGAGAGCAGTGCCCTCTGGTGGGGAGCATGAGCCTGATGCCAAAAGGGTGTTCAGATTTCCAGACAAAATAGGTTGAAACCCAAAGGAGGACGCTGCTTGAGTAAGAGGAGGGGCAGTGCATCCATCCAGTGGAATAAAAGAGAATAAATGGTTGGTTGGTGCAGCAACCTGGGCGAACCTCAGAATCTGTAGGAAGACCAAAGACAGACTCACAAGGGCAGTGAGCTCTGCTGAACGCTTCCCTGGACATCTGGGGTGCCACCCACCTGCAGGGACAGAGCCAGGTGACACCTGGCTGGCAGTGAGCTTGTTTGGTGTTTTGACGGTGGAACTAAAGTTTGAGGAAATGGTGTCAAAAGAATTGGTGGTTTTATACCAAAAACAAACTTGCATTTTCATTGCCTCTTCCATTAGCCTTCTGAAGTGTGTGCATGTTATGGGTCAAAACTTCCCTTCAGCCATCTGCATTTGGTCCTGTGTCACTCCCCCGTGTGACTGATGTGTGCAGACACAGGAGGTTATGGAACCGTGAGTTCAAAGGAAAGTGTGATACAGCAAGCAGCATGTCATATAGTCTGCAAATAAAATACGTtcctgatttcttaaaaaaacaaacctaattTTGACATGTGCACACACCTGCCTGTAAGAGTCTGGGAGATTATCACAGTCGTGGTTGcttttttctggaattttcctaGAGACCCCAGGGATGGTGTGCATCCCACCTCCTGGGTCCTTGCCCCGGGGTCCAGTCATGTTCGTAcctccccagcccaggctgcagaaCCTCCCCCACGTCTGACCAGCAGGCGGCCCTCTGGCCCATGCGGGAGCCTGTGTCAGCCACCAGGGGCCGCTGTGTCTTTGTTTTTCAGCCGGGCTGCGCATTTGTGTGTTGGGGGGACGCCTAAGGTTAAAGGAGGGGTCAGGCCTGGAGCCACAGGTGCAGAGCAGTTGGGCACAGTGATACTGAgtcagggagaggggagggaggcctCCCTTGTGCCCCAgtctgggtcctggctgccctgggggacctcagcagccctgctgaccacacacatacacatagaggcCCTGCTgaccacatacatacacagacacacacaagccctcctgaccacacacacactgccctgctggtcacacacacacacacacagccctgctgacgatacacatacacacccctgCACCcaatcatgtctttttttttaaagatttatttatttttattacaaagtcagatatacagagaagaggagagacagagaggaagatcttctgtccgatgattcactccccaagtgagtcgcaacgggccggtgcgcgccgatccgaagccgggaacctggaacctcctccaggtctcccatgcgggtgcagggtcccaaaactttgggccttcctcgactgctttcccaggccacaggcagggagctggatgggaagtggagctgctgggattagaaccaacgcccatgtgggatcccggggcgttcaaggcgaggactttagcctctaggccacgccaccgggcccccaatCATGTCTTTTTGACTCAGCCATCCTGCTGGACTCTGGGAACGGTGCTTGTTACACACAGTCATGCTGAGAGGAGGGGCAGCCTAATGGGTGACAGCAGAGGCTGAGGGGGAGACGGGGCCCACGGGAGGGGACTTCCTGATGCATGGCATGCGGACGGGGATGGAAAGGTCACTCTTCTGTGTTGTCTCCCAGAGGGGGACGTGGGGAGGCCACCCACGTACACAAAGCCAGAGCCCGGGACAGGCTGCATCCCAGCACCTGTGAcgccttctctccttcctctccaggCACCCCCGGAAGGCAGCGCCGACAACCGGGGACAGAGCAGCAGTGCCCCTGAGTAAGTAAGGGGTCCACCTCCTATTCCAGACTTGGGGTCTTCTCCAGGGCTCCCACTGCTCCCAGAGCCCTCTGGCCCCACATTTCTTCCAGGTGCCACCTCTTCGAGGGCAGAGGCCTGAAGGTCATTCAGCAGCTCTGATGCCTCCTGAGCAAGGTCACAGCCCAGAGCAAGGCCACGACCCTGAGCAAGGCCACAGCCTCAGCCTCACCGAGGCACTCCTGACCCTCTCCAGTCCTCAGTCTCCACTCCCACGCTCATGTCTGCCAACCACATGCCCCTTGGCCTGCAGATGTGACAACCTGGATGAGTGCAGTGGCCTACCCATGGCTGACTCAGTATCACCAAGGAAATGTGCTTAGAACCCTGAAAAATATCAGGGAATCCCAACTCTTCCTCCTTTGAAACCCCCAGGCCCAGGGGCCGGGCTCTCCCTGGGTGCCCCAGCCATGGAgtagagctgggcctggctgctgggggctTCCTGGGCCCTGGGGTGGGTCAGCTTTCCACCCCAGCCACTCACCCCTCAGCTTGCCATCCTACCGTGGTGACAGCAGCACTGAGGCGTCACCCGGCAAGGAGCAAATGCCTGGCTCAGCGACAGCTAGGGATGTGCTGGGCG
Coding sequences within:
- the CYS1 gene encoding cystin-1 — protein: MGSGSSRSGRGLRRRRSQDSGRPAVGAAAEGGAGPQVPGARAEADAVAARDAACPDPAPGPAAPPDGRDETLRLLDQLLAESEAWGPAEPRPGPGPPSRPAAGAGSAAPPEGSADNRGQSSSAPEARGSSRTRPEEQSAISYDPSEEELMASIEREFCPGARPDQAAGYPAV